The proteins below come from a single Metarhizium brunneum chromosome 1, complete sequence genomic window:
- the mdr1_0 gene encoding ABC multidrug transporter mdr1 — translation MASQPAEKGTLPSQFDSERSSSRARDSLDGKGTPQNEKADLKRALTKADSKVVAAPPKATDPDEMFRHLPPDEAEVLRRQLVTPELKQGVAVLYRYASRNDVIIIAISSICAIASGAALPLMTVIFGNLQRTFQTYFYSAGQMSYNSFVDELSKYVLYFVYLAIGEFVVTYICTVGFIYTGEHISAKIREHYLESCMRQNIGFFDKLGAGEVTTRITADTNLIQEGISEKVSLTLAAIATFITAFVIGFINYWKLTLILSSTVFALLLNIGIGSSFMLKHNKNSLEAYAQGGSLADEVVSSIRNAIAFGTQDRLAKQYDKHLAKAEYFGFRVKSSMAVMVAGMMLILFLNYGLAFWQGSQFLVDGIIPLNKILIIMMSVMIGAFNLGNVAPNIQAFTTAVAAAAKIFNTIDRVSPLDPSDDKGNKIENLQGNILLENVKHIYPSRPEVVVMDGVSLEIPAGKTTALVGASGSGKSTIVGLVERFYDPVQGAVYLDGQDISKLNLRWLRQQMALVSQEPTLFGTTIFKNISHGLIGTQYEHEGEEKQREMVIQAAIKANAHDFISALPEGYETNVGERGFLLSGGQKQRIAIARAVVSDPKILLLDEATSALDTKSEGVVQAALEVAAAGRTTITIAHRLSTIKDAHNIVVMTSGRIIEQGTHDELLEKKGAYFKLVSAQNIADAEDLTAEKEEEDINEHQEELIRKMTTNKEGQFAVDPDDDIAAKLGRSSTRKSVSSIALQKNKPEGEKRYGLWTLLKLITSFNAPEWHLMLFGLVFAAICGGGNPTSAVFFAKQIVILSQPVTPANRDQIKKDSDFWSAMYLMLAFVQFLAFSAQGIAFAMCSERLVRRVRDKAFRAMLRQDVAFFDKDENTAGALTSFLSTETTHVAGLSGVTLGTLLMMSTTLIAACAVGLAIGWKLSLVCIATMPILLGCGFFRFWMLAHFQRRSKAAYSSSATFASEAISAIRTVAALTREHDVLKQYHDSLAEQQRRSLMSVLKSSALYAASQSLLFLCFALGFWYGGTLIGKGEYDQFQFFLCFMAVIFGAQSAGTIFSFAPDMGKAHHAAGELKTLFDRKPTIDSWSEEGERLPQVDGTLEFRNVHFRYPTRPDVPVLRGLNLTVHPGQYIALVGASGCGKSTTIALLERFYDPLFGGVFIDGKEVSSLNINDYRSHIALVSQEPTLYQGTIKENILLGSAKEVVPDEAIEFACREANIYDFIISLPEGFNTVVGSKGTLLSGGQKQRIAIARALIRDPKILLLDEATSALDSESEHVVQAALDKAAKGRTTIAVAHRLSTIQKADIIYVFDQGRIVEEGTHSELMKKNGRYAELVNLQSLAKHG, via the exons ATGGCTAGCCAACCCGCGGAAAAGGGCACTTTGCCTTCGCAATTCGACTCAGAACGGTCCAGCAGTCGCGCCCGGGATTCCCTTGATGGCAAGGGAACTCCTCAGAATGAAAAGGCAGATCTGAAGCGAGCTCTCACCAAGGCCGACTCCAAAGTGGTTGCTGCTCCTCCCAAGGCCACAGACCCCGATGAGATGTTCCGTCATCTGCCACCAGACGAAGCCGAAGTTCTGAGACGCCAACTCGTTACGCCTGAACTGAAGCAAGGTGTTGCTGTTCTTTACCGCTATGCCTCTCGCAATGATGTCATCATCATAGCCATATCTTCTATTTGCGCCATTGCCTCTGGTGCTGCCTTACCTCTGATGACCGTCATCTTTGGCAACCTTCAGCGCACATTTCAAACCTACTTCTACTCGGCCGGTCAGATGAGCTACAACTCCTTTGTCGACGAATTGAGCAAATACGTCCTTTATTTTGTGTATTTAGCAATCGGTGAATTTGTTGTCACCTACATTTGTACTGTGGGCTTCATATATACCGGTGAGCACATCAGCGCCAAGATTCGCGAGCATTATCTTGAGAGCTGCATGCGCCAGAATATTGGATTCTTTGACAAGCTCGGTGCCGGCGAGGTGACCACTCGCATTACTGCCGACACCAACCTTATTCAGGAGGGTATCTCTGAGAAAGTGTCTTTGACTCTGGCAGCTATAGCGACATTCATCACCGCTTTCGTCATAGGATTCATCAACTATTGGAAGCTGACGCTCATTCTCTCCTCCACCGTCTTCGCTCTTTTGCTGAACATTGGTATTGGTTCGAGTTTCATGCTGAAGCACAACAAAAATTCTCTTGAAGCTTATGCTCAGGGTGGCAGTCTCGCCGACGAAGTTGTCAGCTCTATCCGTAATGCCATTGCCTTTGGTACCCAGGACCGCCTCGCAAAACAATATGACAAGCACCTTGCCAAGGCCGAATATTTTGGATTCCGCGTCAAGAGCTCCATGGCTGTCATGGTTGCTGGAATGATGCTTATTCTTTTCCTGAACTATGGTCTCGCGTTTTGGCAAGGCAGCCAGTTCCTCGTGGATGGTATCATCCCCCTTAATAAGATTTTAATCATCATGATGTCCGTCATGATCGGTGCTTTTAACCTTGGAAACGTTGCCCCCAATATCCAGGCCTTTACAACTGCTGTGGCCGCCGCTGCCAAGATCTTCAACACCATTGACCGGGTCTCCCCTCTGGACCCCAGCGACGACAAGGGTAACAAGATTGAGAACCTACAAGGAAATATTCTCCTTGAGAATGTCAAGCATATTTACCCTTCGCGCCCTGAGGTCGTGGTTATGGATGGTGTGTCTCTTGAGATTCCCGCTGGAAAGACAACAGCTCTTGTTGGTGCTTCTGGTTCTGGTAAGAGTACCATTGTCGGCCTAGTCGAACGATTCTATGATCCAGTTCAAGGTGCTGTCTACCTTGACGGTCAGGATATCAGCAAGCTTAACCTCCGATGGCTCCGTCAGCAAATGGCTCTTGTGAGCCAAGAGCCAACCCTTTTTGGCACTACCATTTTCAAAAACATTAGCCATGGCCTTATTGGAACTCAGTACGAACATGAGGGAGAAGAGAAACAAAGGGAAATGGTTATTCAGgctgccatcaaggccaatgcTCATGATTTCATCTCTGCTCTCCCTGAAGGTTATGAGACCAATGTGGGTGAGCGCGGCTTTCTCTTGTCGGGGGGACAGAAACAGCGTATTGCTATTGCTCGAGCTGTTGTCTCCGACCCAAAGA TTTTGCTTCTTGACGAGGCCACATCTGCTCTCGACACCAAGTCAGAAGGCGTTGTTCAAGCCGCTCTGgaggttgctgctgctggtcgAACAACCATCACTATTGCCCATCGTTTATCGACTATCAAGGATGCTCATAACATTGTCGTCATGACTTCAGGACGCATTATAGAACAGGGCACCCACGACGAACTTCTTGAGAAGAAGGGCGCATACTTCAAGCTCGTATCGGCCCAGAATATTGCCGACGCGGAGGATTTGACTGCCGagaaagaggaggaggatatCAATGAGCACCAGGAGGAGCTTATTCGAAAGATGACGACAAACAAGGAAGGCCAGTTTGCTGTGGATCCTGATGATGATATTGCTGCCAAGCTGGGTCGCTCTTCTACCCGGAAATCTGTATCCAGCATTGCCCTCCAGAAGAACAAGCCTGAAGGCGAGAAGAGGTATGGCCTCTGGACCTTGTTGAAGCTCATTACTTCTTTCAATGCTCCAGAATGGCACCTTATGCTCTTCGGCTTGGTATTTGCTGCCatctgcggcggcggtaaCCCTACCTCGGCAgtcttcttcgccaagcAGATCGTCATCCTTTCGCAACCCGTCACTCCTGCCAACCGCGACCAGATCAAGAAGGACTCGGACTTTTGGAGTGCTATGTACTTGATGCTCGCCTTTGTACagttcttggccttttctgcCCAGGGAATTGCTTTCGCTATGTGCTCTGAGCGCCTCGTTCGCCGCGTCCGTGACAAGGCTTTTAGAGCCATGCTCCGACAGGATGTCGCCTTCTTCGACAAGGACGAAAATACAGCCGGCGCCCTCACATCTTTCTTGTCAACGGAGACAACTCACGTCGCAGGTCTTAGTGGCGTTACTCTTGGTACCTTGCTCATGATGTCCACCACTCTGATTGCTGCTTGTGCTGTAGGCCTTGCAATCGGCTGGAAATTATCCCTCGTCTGCATCGCCACCATGCCAATTCTTCTTGGTTGTGGGTTCTTCCGATTCTGGATGCTTGCTCACTTCCAGAGACGATCAAAGGCTGCGTATTCATCGTCAGCCACCTTCGCGTCCGAAGCTATCTCTGCTATCCGTACTGTTGCTGCACTTACCCGTGAGCATGATGTTTTGAAGCAGTATCATGATTCGTTGGCTGAGCAGCAGCGCCGCAGTCTAATGTCCGTTCTAAAGTCCAGCGCACTCTATGCCGCTTCTCAGTCTCTACTTTTCCTTTGCTTTGCCCTTGGTTTCTGGTATGGTGGTACCCTTATCGGCAAAGGTGAATATGACCAGTTTCAGTTCTTCTTATGTTTCATGGCCGTCATCTTTGGAGCCCAGTCCGCTGGTACCATCTTCTCCTTCGCTCCCGATATGGGCAAGGCTCACCATGCTGCTGGCGAACTGAAGACACTTTTTGATCGCAAACCCACTATTGACTCTTGGTCCGAAGAGGGCGAGAGGCTTCCCCAGGTTGATGGAACTCTTGAATTTCGAAATGTACACTTCCGGTATCCAACTCGCCCTGATGTTCCCGTCTTGCGCGGCCTCAACCTTACCGTTCACCCCGGCCAGTACATCGCCTTAGTCGGTGCCTCTGGTTGCGGTAAGAGCACAACCATCGCCCTCCTCGAACGATTCTATGACCCTCTCTTTGGCGGTGTCTTCATCGATGGCAAGGAGGTTAGCTCCCTAAACATTAATGACTACCGTTCTCACATTGCCCTCGTCAGCCAAGAACCAACTCTGTACCAGGGTACTATCAAGGAGAATATTCTCCTCGGTAGCGCAAAGGAAGTTGTCCCGGACGAGGCGATCGAGTTTGCTTGCCGCGAAGCAAACATCTACGATTTCATAATTTCACTGCCCGAAGGTTTCAATACCGTCGTCGGCAGCAAAGGCACTCTTCTTTCTGGCGGTCAGAAGCAACGTATTGCTATTGCTCGTGCTCTCATTCGTGATCCAAAGATTCTTCTCCTTGACGAGGCTACGTCCGCTCTTGATTCCGAGTCAGAGCACGTTGTCCAGGCCGCTCttgacaaggctgccaagggtCGCACCACAATCGCCGTCGCCCATCGACTCAGCACCATTCAGAAGGCCGACATTATCTACGTCTTTGATCAAGGCCGAATTGTCGAGGAAGGCACTCACTCTGaattgatgaagaagaatggACGGTACGCCGAGCTGGTTAACCTTCAAAGTCTGGCGAAGCATGGATAA
- the saraf gene encoding Store-operated calcium entry-associated regulatory factor: MHIHPLITFLALPLLAVAARPKNAILLSQVQSLTLRGNGAKTTNRRVSAIPQLKCTSSRELCSLYSIDTMRCTNQGSSYGGEDIEWSCTATLPEELKLGSTDVICEGYASADDPYVLKGSCGVEYSLLLTSKGQERYPHIANPYGGYFSDGRGGTDLSAWLFTVVFVAVLGWIVYSACVAGNGGRQARGNTGRRWGGGGGGGGGGGFGGGGWGPGNDPPPPYPGTKPSSSGSAWGPGFWSGLAGGAAAGYLAGNRSRNDERRGYDRGWGSNTWGSGPASPRASPAASWGSSSSGGSSRHESTGFGSTRRR, from the coding sequence ATGCACATCCACCCCCTCATAACCTTCCTCGCCCTCCCactcctcgccgtcgccgccaggCCCAAAAATGCCATACTCCTCTCGCAGGTCCAGTCCCTCACACTCCgcggcaacggcgccaaaaccaccaaccGCCGCGTCTCGGCCATCCCACAGCTAAAATGCACCTCCTCGAGAGAGCTATGCTCCCTCTACAGCATCGATACCATGCGCTGCACGAATCAGGGGTCTTCGTATGGCGGTGAAGATATTGAATGGAGCTGTACGGCTACGTTGCCCGAGGAGCTGAAACTCGGCAGTACGGACGTCATTTGCGAGGGGTACGCGAGTGCCGACGACCCCTATGTGTTGAAGGGCTCATGTGGCGTCGAGTACAGCTTGCTGTTGACGAGCAAGGGCCAGGAGCGGTATCCGCACATCGCGAACCCGTATGGCGGGTATTTCAGTGATGGGAGGGGCGGCACGGATCTGAGTGCGTGGCTGTTCACAGTCGTGTTTGTTGCTGTGCTGGGGTGGATTGTGTACTCGGCTTGTGTTGCCGGCAATGGGGGCAGACAGGCACGGGGGAATACTGGACGGCGatggggaggcggcggaggcggcggcggcggtggtggctttggcggaggaggatggGGACCCGGGAACGATCCTCCACCACCGTATCCTGGGACGAAACCGTCGAGTTCAGGGTCTGCTTGGGGTCCCGGATTTTGGAGTGGTTTGGCGGGAGGTGCTGCGGCAGGATACCTGGCGGGGAATAGGAGTAGGAATGATGAGAGGAGAGGGTATGATCGTGGATGGGGCAGTAATACTTGGGGTTCTGGGCCAGCCAGTCCTCGCGCGTCGCCGGCCGCGTCTTGGGGATCATCGAGCAGCGGGGGTTCATCGAGGCATGAGAGCACTGGATTCGGATCTACTCGACGTAGATAG